The genome window CAAAAGGTTCAGTTTCCGCATGAAGGAGCCATAGTTACCATTTACACTAATATTCTGACCGCACCTAAGCCCATTTTTGGTATTGATTCTGAGAATGAGCCATTGACCCTGGATGGCTTTGAAATTGAGAAGCCTGATtttggaagaagagaagaagaagcggagaaGATCCCCATGGAATTTGCTCCATACAGCAACAACAACATGGTGGCAATGATGAGGAGAATAAATTACCTTCCGGGGATGAATTTAGCGAAGACTGTGAAGAAGGCAACTGCTCAAGTCCCAATAAAACCCACTACCACACCACCTTTTGGGCTAGGCTATAAGCCCACAGATGATGATTTGTTAGAGATGAAAGTGAGAAGAATGGCCCGTGCCAAGGCTAAAGCCAAGGGACTTCATCGTCCCCTAAAACTCCTAAAGCCCTATACGCCCACACTGAACGGAAATTTTGTCAAAGCTAGAGATAGTCAACGCTATTGGGGATCCTTGAATCGAGATTCGATCCTGAGTCAAGAACAATGGTGCCCAGGTTTGAGCTATTATTCAATTGCAACAACAAGCTTCTAGAGCTAAAGAAGGAAGACACAAATTGGGCTGATTACATGGACCCTGATGTAATGACTACACTTCTAGGAGATGCCATTTGcaatatagaagaagaagaatattggGAGGCTTGTCAACATGCATTGAAGATCccatatgaagcaagaacaagtgatgaagatgaggaagggGGAGAAGCCcttaatgatgatgatgaaggtaGTAACAGCAAAAGTGATAGTAGTAGTGATAGCAGTAGCAGTGACGATGGAGATGCTGAGGATGATAGCAACAGTGATAGTAAAAGCAACAATAGTGAAGACTATGATAGCCAATATAGTGGTAATAATTGGATGAACTCCCTAGTgataaagaagatgaagatgtagGACTTTTCTATGAAGACCGCTTTGATGATGATGTAGACTACTATGATGGAGATATAGAGGATGATGCTAAAGCTGAACCTATAGATATGGAGAATGGCACTGGAAGTGAAGAATATGAGCTAGAAAATGTGCTGGAAGTTGTAGGAGAGGAGGTTGAAGTGGCTGACAATATAAACTACGATGATTACCCCTATGGGTGGCCCTCAAATTGGAGCTGCATTATAGATGCTAGTTCAAGGTCAGGCCTGCGATATGATAAGCATGGTAGAGAAATTCTTGAGTTAGGGTCGTTCCATAATTCAAAACTTGGCTCACTGACCCAATACACTGAGGAAGAAGACGACATAGATGCTAGATTGGCCACTCTTGACAGAAAGTTAATGATCCACAGTTTAAGAAACTTAACACTGGAGAGTCTTGAAGGTGAAGACAAGAAGATGGAAGGGAATGATTTAGAATATCTCCCCCAATACATCCACCCGAGCAACAAAGGAGAGCAAGATCTATTTGGTGAGTGGATGGATAGTATAGAGCGTCTGGATGCTTATGTGACTAACAAACCCACAGATATGGAGATTGATACTAA of Quercus lobata isolate SW786 chromosome 8, ValleyOak3.0 Primary Assembly, whole genome shotgun sequence contains these proteins:
- the LOC115958005 gene encoding uncharacterized protein LOC115958005; this encodes MENGTGSEEYELENVLEVVGEEVEVADNINYDDYPYGWPSNWSCIIDASSRSGLRYDKHGREILELGSFHNSKLGSLTQYTEEEDDIDARLATLDRKLMIHSLRNLTLESLEGEDKKMEGNDLEYLPQYIHPSNKGEQDLFGEWMDSIERLDAYVTNKPTDMEIDTKGKDYMDEDPMVLMLREEGTRWDLPAIVEATTKLKNWASEGAAHPMEDSAMKIKTIEPITPTKKIKTVKPITPTKNIVFVPIESVSASITIPVESV